The DNA sequence TTGTCCGAGAGCTTGCGCAGGTAGCGCAGCATCGCCGTCTCGGACCGGTGCTGGTGGAAGACCGGGTGGGTCAGGTACGCGTCCTCGCGCAGCAGCCCCTCGGGAAGCGCGTCGGCCGTGGTGGCGTCGAGCGCCTCCAGGTCCGCGGTCACCCCGAAGGCGGCCCACACCGCGTCGACGTCGGCGCGCAGGGTGGTCTCGTCACAGGAGGCGGAGACCAGGTCGGCGTCGACCTGGTACAGGTTGACCCCGCCCTCACGGGCGGCGGCCACGACCTCGGCGGCCCGGCCCGGGACCCGCGCGGTGATCGTGTCGAAGTAGGCGCCGTGCACGATCTCGACCCCGCCGGCCGTCAGACCGGCGGCGAGCAGGGCGGCGTAGCGGTGGGTGCGGCGGGCGATCGTCCGCAGCCCGTCCGGGCCGTGGTAGACGGCGTACATGCCGGCCATGACGGCGAGGAGCACCTGCGCGGTGCAGATGTTGCTGGTGGCCTTCTCACGGCGGATGTGCTGCTCACGGGTCTGCAGCGCCAGGCGGTAGGCCTTGTTGCCGTCCGCGTCCACGGAGACGCCGACGAGGCGGCCGGGCAGCGAGCGTGCGTGCTTGGCCTGGACGGCCATGTAGCCGGCGTGCGGTCCGCCGAAGCCCATCGGGACGCCGAAGCGCTGGGTGGTACCGACCGCGATGTCCGCGCCCAGCTCACCGGGGGAGGTCAGCAGGGTCAGGGCGAGCAGGTCGGCGGAGACGGCGACGATGGCGCCGAGCGCGTGCGCCTGCTCGATGACCGGCTTGATCTCCCGCACGGCGCCGGAGGCACCGGGGTACTGCAGGAGCACGCCGTAGACGCCGCGCTCGGCGATCTCGGCCGGAATCCCGCCCGACAGGTCCGCGACCACGACCTCGATGCCGATCGGCTCGGCGCGGGTCTCGATCACCGCGATGGTCTGCGGCAGCGCGTCGGCGTCGACGAGGAAGACGTTGCCCTTGGCCTTGCCCACGCGGCGGGCCAGGGTCATGGCCTCGGCGGCCGCCGTGCCCTCGTCGAGCAGCGAGGCGCCGGAGGTCGGCAGGCCGGTCAGCTCGGCGACGACGGTCTGGAAGTTCAGGAGGGCCTCGAGGCGGCCCTGGGAGATCTCCGGCTGGTACGGCGTGTACGCCGTGTACCAGGCCGGGTTCTCCATGACGTTGCGCAGGATCACCGGCGGCGTGAAGGTGCCGTAGTAACCCAGGCCGATCATCGAAGACAGGACCTGATTGCGGTCGGCGAGCTGGCGCAGCTCGGCGAGCACCTCGGCTTCGGTCCGCGCCTCGGGCAGGTTCAGCGCGGCGGTGGTCTTGATCACATCCGGCACCGCGGCGGCGGTGAGCTCGTCGAGGGAGCCGTAGCCCACCTGAGCGAGCATCTTCGCCTGCGCCTCGGCATCCGGGCCGATGTGGCGCTGCTCGAAGGGGATGCCTCGCTCCAGCTGGGAGAGCGAAATGCGGTTGGCGGTCATGTACGGAGGCCTCCTGGTCGTACGACCTGCGAGGGGCACCACGGCGCGGGCACCCGGACGGCCTCCCCCTCTGTCATCACAACCTGAGAGCTTCACCGGGCCGCGCGGGGATCGCCCACGAGATCCGGCTTTCACCGTCGGTGAGGAGAGGGACCGGCACTGCGCGCCCGGTTCCCGCACCTGCTTTCCAGAGTGGCCTCACCACGTGCGGTACGTATGCCTGAGAGATTCCGGGGAGGATTTGCTCCTTCGGCGCCTCCGTCTCACTCACTCGGAGGACTCTCCCGCACAGGGTCAACAGCCGTCACCCAGCCTACCAGCGAGGATCTGGGCACCTCCCTCGAGTGGCCCCCTCTCCGGAAATGCACTTTTGTAGTCATTACCGGAGGAGTTGCGCCCAAACGGAGGGACCGGACCGTGCAGACCGACATCGATCCCCGCAGCCTGATCGGCCGCAAGGCGTTCGACCGCAATGGCACCAAGATCGGCACCGTCGACGAGGTCTACCTCGACGACGCCACGGGCGTCCCGGAATGGGCCGCCGTACGCACCGGACTCTTCAGCCGGGACGCCTTCGTCCCGCTGGAGCCCAGCGAGATGGTGGGCGACACCCTGCGCGTGCCCTTCGAGCGCTCCCTCATCAAGGACGCCCCCGACTTCGGCGTCGGCCGCCACCTCTCCCCCGAACAGGAGCTGCAGCTCTACCACCACTACGGCCTGGACCTGGCCCTCCCCTCCGACTTCCAGCACGACTTCGGCCACAAAGCCCCCGACACCCCCTAACCCCACCACCCCACACCCGCTGCCCACCAACCCCCGGGGCAGCGGGCAGCGGGCAGCGGGCAGCGGGCAGCGGGCAGCGGGCAGCGGGCAGCGGGCAGCGGGCAGCGGGCAGCGGGCAGCGGGCAGCCACAACACCCGACAGCGGGCAGCGGGAACGGTCGGCGGCGGCCGACACCTGACCGCAGCAGCTGCCAGCGAGCACCCTGGCTGCGGTCGGCGGCAGCGGCAGCGGCAGCGGCAGCGGCAGCGGCAGCGGCAGCGGGGAACCCGGCGCCTCCCAGCGGGTAGCGGGTATTCAGCGCCTCACACGACGCAGCCGGCACCCAGCAGCACACTCGCGGCACCCGCTGACACCCGGCGGCCCATGGCAGGCGTCCAGCTGCGGACACCCGGCGGGGCCGCTAGCAAGCGCCCGGCAGCAGGCAGCAGGCAGCAGGCAGCAGGCAGCAGGCAGCGCACTATTGCCGGCCCCCAGGGAGCCGGGCAGCGAACAGTTCCTCCAGCTCCCCCCAGACACAGGCACCCCGGGTCGGCGCAAGGACGTGCCCTCCCAGGCTCACTCCGGAGCCGTCGAGCCCCCGACCCCCACGGCCCGGTCCCCGACCAGCGGCATCGGGTCGGACGGCTCCAGCTCGGGGTCGTCCACCAGGAACGTCCGCACCCGGCCCGGCTCGGATCCGGGCTGCTCGAACCGTACGGTCACCCGCCCGACGCCGCTGCCCTGCACCCACCCGGGCCCGTACACCGCATGCCGCACATCACTCCCGGCCGCCCAGCGCCGCTCAACCAAACCTTCAACACCCCCCGCACCCCCGAGCCCCTGCCCAGCAACCTCACCCGGCCCACGCCCAACGCCCACCCCCTGCAGGTCGCCCTGGCCGTGCCCGACGTCGCCCCTTTGCCCCGACCCGACACCCCGCGGCGCAGCGACCTCCCCCGACCCCGACCCCGACCCCAGCCCCTGCGCCTGCCCCAGCCCCAGCCCCGAGCCTTGGCCTTGTCCGACGCCCTCCCCCTGCGCCAACTCAGCACCCCGATCAGGCCCAGCAATCTCACCCGGCACCTGCACCTGCACCTGCTCTGAGCCCTGGCCCTGGCCGTGCTCCGATCCCTGGCCCTGCTCCGAGCCCTGGCCCTGGCCTTGGCCCTGCCCCTGCCCCTGCCCCTGCCCCTGCCCCTGCCCCTGCCCCTGCCCAACGCTCTCCCCCTGCGCCAACGCGCTACCGCACCCCGGCCCAGCGATCTCACCCGACCCCTGCCCAGGACCCTCGCCCCGGCCAGGGCCCCGCTGAGCGCCCTGGGCGTGCCCGAGCCCCTCCGCCAGCCCCGACGGCCCAACGGCCTCAGCCTGCTCTTCCCCAGCCGCCTGCCCCTGGCCCTGCCCGATGGGCTCGCCCGGCACCGCCCCGGCGGGGACTGCCCCACCCTGGCCCTGACCGGCACCCTCGTCCGCCTCCGGCTCCGGCCCCGGACCCGGCCCCGGCCCCGGGACGGCACCCCGGACCCGGAAGGGTCCCTCGGGCTCCTGCCCCCCGTCAGCGCCGGCCGCAGGCCGCCCCGCGGCGCCGCCGTCACCCGACCCCGCCCCAGCCCGCGCAGCCATCGCATCGGCGAAAGCGAACAGATCCTCCTGCGTGTAGTCCGCCAGCCCCGTCACGCCCACCCCCAGCAGCCGCACCCCGCCCGTGGTGTCCACGGCCTCCAGCAGCCGCGCCGCAGCCTCCCGCACCACCGCGGGGTCGTCCGTGGGCCCCCGCAGCGTCTCCGAGCGGGTCAGCGTGGAAAAGTCGTACCGCCGCACCTTGAGCACGATGGTCCGCCCCGAATGCCCTGACCCGCGCAGCCGCTCCACGCACCGGTCGGCGAGCCGCTGCACTTCGTTCCGGATGCGTACCCGGTCGTGCAGGTCCACGTCGAAGGTGTCCTCCACCGACACGGACTTCGCGTCGCGCTCGGCGACGACCGGCCGCTCGTCCACCCCCAACGCCATCCGGTACAGCCCGACGCCGTGCGAGCGCCCCACCATCCGGACCAGTTCGTCCTCGCCGGCCTCCGCCAGCTCCCCCACCGTGGTGATCCCGGCCCGCCGCAGGTGTTCCCCCGTGGCCGGCCCCACCCCGGGCAGGGTCCGTACCGACATGGGTGCCAGGTGCGCCCGCTCCGTGCCGACCTCGATCAGCAGCAGCCCGGCCGGCTTGGCCTCCTCGGAGGCGACTTTGGCCAGCATCTTGGACCCCGCGAGCCCCACCGACCCGCTCAGCCCGGTCGCGGCGGTGATGTCTGCCCTCAGCCGCTCGCCAACGGCCCGCGCGGCCTGCGCGTCGAAGGCGACGCCGCCCGCCTCGAGGTCCACGAAGGCCTCGTCCAGGCTCAGCGGCTCCACGAGGGGGGACAGCTCCCGGAGCATCCCCATGACCGTGTCGCTGACCTCGCGGTACAGGCTGAAGCGCGGAATCAGGCACGCGCCGTTGGGGCAGAGCCGCCGCGCCTGGGCCATCGGCATGGCGGAATGCACCCCGAACCGCCTGGCCTCGTAGGAGGCGGTGGCGACGACCCCGCGCGGCCCGAGCCCGCCGACGATGACGGCCTTGCCGCGCAGGCTCGGCTTCGACGCCTGCTCCACGGAGGCGTAGAAGGCGTCCATGTCCAGGTGCAGGATGGTCGGCGCGGCTCTCACAGCTCCGATGCTGCCCTACGCCACTGACAATCGGCCCGAACCCACAGCAGGCGGGCCGGGCGGCCCGCCGCGGACCGGACCGGACCCGGACGGACCACCCGGCCCGCCCCGGTCCCCGGCCCCGCCCCTGCGCCTCAGACGGCCCGGTTCCTCCGGGCGGCCAGCTCATCGGCCGGGTTGTGCCCGACCACCGTCTCGCCCGTGTCCACGCGCTCCCCGTGCAGCTGCGACAGCGCGTTCTCCACATCGCGCCAGACCACGCCCACGGCGATGCCGAAGACGCCCTGGCCGCCCTGGAGCAGGCTGACGACCTGGTCCGGCGAAGTGCACTCGTACACGGTGGCGCCGTCGCTCATCAGCGTCATCCGCTCCAGGTCCGAGAAACCCCGGTCGCGCAGGTGCTGCACGGCGGTGCGGATGTTCTGCAGCGCCACCCCGGTGTCCAGGAAGCGCTTCACGATCTTGAGGACGACCACGTCCCGGAAGCTGTAGAGGCGCTGCGTCCCCGACCCGTAGGCGGGACGCACCGTGGGCTCCACCAGCCCGGTCCGCGCCCAGTAGTCGAGCTGCCGGTACGTGATGCCGGCCGCGGCACACGCCGTCGGCCCTCGGTATCCGACCTGCTCGGGTGCGGGCTCGCCGCCCTGGGGCCCCACCGGCCCCACCGAACCGACCGGCGCGGGCTCCGGCTGACGGCGCGCGGAGTTCACCGCACCACCGTGCAGCGGGTACGGCCCACCGTCACTCCGTGCGGGGATGCCCCCGGTCATACCGTCGCCCGTGACTCTCACGCCGACCCTCCGTCCTTGACCTGCCATCTCGAAGGTAGGCAGTCACCAGGGGTGCGTCAACGATCGCCACACTCGGCACGCCGAGTGATAATCACCCTGAGAGTGGTTTCCCGTACCCCATTGCGGGGAAAGGCTACTCGAATGGGCTGAAATATCCGGGAGGACGGCACGACCCGCGCCTCACTGCGGGCCGGTACCGAAGTCCTCTGGCGAGATCTGGTCGAGGAACTCGCGGAACTTCTCCACCTCGTCCTCCTGCTCGTCCGGGATCGCGATTCCGGCGTCGTCGAGCACGCCGTCGCTGCCGTAGATCGGCGTCCCGGTCCGCAGGGCGAGCGCTATGGCGTCGGAGGGCCGCGCGCTCACCTCGACTCCGCTGGCGAAGACGAGCTCCGCGTAGAAAACGCCCTCCCGCAGATCCGTGATCCGGACTTCGGTGAGCTCCTCGCCGATCGCCTCCAGCACGTCCTTGAAAAGGTCGTGTGTCAGCGGCCGGGCAGGGGCCATGCCCTGCTGCGCGAAGGCAATGGCGGTCGCCTCCCCTGGTCCGATCCAGATGGGGAGGTACCGGTCGCCTCCCACTTCACGCAGGAGCACGATCGGTTGGTTCGAGGGCATTTCCACCCGGACACCCACAACGTCGAGCTCGTTCACACAGCAACCCTAGGACCTGCTCGGCAGGTTTGGGTAGTCGGGCTGCCCCAAGCCTGCCCCGAAGCCCCTGCCAAGTCACCCGAAGTCGGCCCGAAAACCCCTCAGGATCAGTGCAGCCGCACCCCGAGAGCAGTTTGTACGAGGGCCTCGTGCAGCCGTACGGAGAGCCCCGCGAGCTCCTTCATGGTGGCCTCGGCATGGGCCCTGGTCTGCGGATTGCGGTGCCGGCGCAGCGGCGAGACGACCTGTTCCACCAGACCGGCCTCCCGGTCTGCGGCGGCCTTCATGGCCCGCAGGTGGCGCGGCTCCAGACCGAATCGGCCGAGATCGGCCACCAGACGGGCCACGGTGACGGCCTCGGCGTCGAACCCGCCGCCGGGTGCCTCCGCGATGAGC is a window from the Streptomyces sp. NBC_01244 genome containing:
- the gcvP gene encoding aminomethyl-transferring glycine dehydrogenase; protein product: MTANRISLSQLERGIPFEQRHIGPDAEAQAKMLAQVGYGSLDELTAAAVPDVIKTTAALNLPEARTEAEVLAELRQLADRNQVLSSMIGLGYYGTFTPPVILRNVMENPAWYTAYTPYQPEISQGRLEALLNFQTVVAELTGLPTSGASLLDEGTAAAEAMTLARRVGKAKGNVFLVDADALPQTIAVIETRAEPIGIEVVVADLSGGIPAEIAERGVYGVLLQYPGASGAVREIKPVIEQAHALGAIVAVSADLLALTLLTSPGELGADIAVGTTQRFGVPMGFGGPHAGYMAVQAKHARSLPGRLVGVSVDADGNKAYRLALQTREQHIRREKATSNICTAQVLLAVMAGMYAVYHGPDGLRTIARRTHRYAALLAAGLTAGGVEIVHGAYFDTITARVPGRAAEVVAAAREGGVNLYQVDADLVSASCDETTLRADVDAVWAAFGVTADLEALDATTADALPEGLLREDAYLTHPVFHQHRSETAMLRYLRKLSDKDYALDRGMIPLGSCTMKLNATTEMESVTWPEFGQVHPFAPVEQAEGYLTLITELEERLCEVTGYDKVSIQPNAGSQGELAGLLAVRAYHRANGNEQRTVCLIPSSAHGTNAASAVMAGMKVVVVKTADDGEVDADDLRAKIEQYRDELAVLMITYPSTHGVFEEHVADICAQVHDAGGQVYVDGANLNALVGLAKPGHFGGDVSHLNLHKTFCIPHGGGGPGVGPVGVRAHLAPYLPNHPLQPTAGPETGVGPISAAPWGSAGILPISWSYVRLMGGEGLKRATQVAVLGANYIAKRLEPHYPVLYTGPGNLVAHECIIDMRPLSKATGVSIDDIAKRLIDYGFHAPTMSFPVAGTLMIEPTESEDLAEIDRFCDAMIAIRAEIERVAGGEWPVDDNPLANSPHTAAALGGEWNHPYTRDEAVFPGGVSAAEKYWPPVRRIDGAFGDRNLVCSCPPLDEYDN
- a CDS encoding PRC-barrel domain-containing protein, encoding MQTDIDPRSLIGRKAFDRNGTKIGTVDEVYLDDATGVPEWAAVRTGLFSRDAFVPLEPSEMVGDTLRVPFERSLIKDAPDFGVGRHLSPEQELQLYHHYGLDLALPSDFQHDFGHKAPDTP
- a CDS encoding DNA polymerase IV, coding for MRAAPTILHLDMDAFYASVEQASKPSLRGKAVIVGGLGPRGVVATASYEARRFGVHSAMPMAQARRLCPNGACLIPRFSLYREVSDTVMGMLRELSPLVEPLSLDEAFVDLEAGGVAFDAQAARAVGERLRADITAATGLSGSVGLAGSKMLAKVASEEAKPAGLLLIEVGTERAHLAPMSVRTLPGVGPATGEHLRRAGITTVGELAEAGEDELVRMVGRSHGVGLYRMALGVDERPVVAERDAKSVSVEDTFDVDLHDRVRIRNEVQRLADRCVERLRGSGHSGRTIVLKVRRYDFSTLTRSETLRGPTDDPAVVREAAARLLEAVDTTGGVRLLGVGVTGLADYTQEDLFAFADAMAARAGAGSGDGGAAGRPAAGADGGQEPEGPFRVRGAVPGPGPGPGPEPEADEGAGQGQGGAVPAGAVPGEPIGQGQGQAAGEEQAEAVGPSGLAEGLGHAQGAQRGPGRGEGPGQGSGEIAGPGCGSALAQGESVGQGQGQGQGQGQGQGQGQGQGQGSEQGQGSEHGQGQGSEQVQVQVPGEIAGPDRGAELAQGEGVGQGQGSGLGLGQAQGLGSGSGSGEVAAPRGVGSGQRGDVGHGQGDLQGVGVGRGPGEVAGQGLGGAGGVEGLVERRWAAGSDVRHAVYGPGWVQGSGVGRVTVRFEQPGSEPGRVRTFLVDDPELEPSDPMPLVGDRAVGVGGSTAPE
- a CDS encoding MerR family transcriptional regulator — translated: MRVTGDGMTGGIPARSDGGPYPLHGGAVNSARRQPEPAPVGSVGPVGPQGGEPAPEQVGYRGPTACAAAGITYRQLDYWARTGLVEPTVRPAYGSGTQRLYSFRDVVVLKIVKRFLDTGVALQNIRTAVQHLRDRGFSDLERMTLMSDGATVYECTSPDQVVSLLQGGQGVFGIAVGVVWRDVENALSQLHGERVDTGETVVGHNPADELAARRNRAV
- a CDS encoding bifunctional nuclease family protein, which produces MNELDVVGVRVEMPSNQPIVLLREVGGDRYLPIWIGPGEATAIAFAQQGMAPARPLTHDLFKDVLEAIGEELTEVRITDLREGVFYAELVFASGVEVSARPSDAIALALRTGTPIYGSDGVLDDAGIAIPDEQEDEVEKFREFLDQISPEDFGTGPQ